One Fusarium poae strain DAOMC 252244 chromosome 4, whole genome shotgun sequence DNA window includes the following coding sequences:
- a CDS encoding hypothetical protein (TransMembrane:6 (i134-152o158-184i520-540o546-569i581-602o614-637i)~BUSCO:19477at5125) — translation MASRMPTSGHRTSSSSSERGNMSVQQGKKPFVPGMSSDNSRPSTSHPQVPPNPLRPGWTLSRDSSVVRGINGDFHPGAQTPMSGMTHASWLTNNGNESNLSFTSSIMQEEAKLRWDSDEELKKMSKSMLRLQKWSLIIGLAGINGALIYIGWKYYQVYYFFLVLLSSNTVLQSFMCICIILHWFCTRVLCFWWRPKENIPAEPEKMVLLLPCYNETYEELTRSLDSLIAQKHIDNHPRVIFIVVDGNVRGPGMEKTTQEYLLQDILEPGPSRTFENGYRARDGLFMPVKTQTGFYKGIPYVFVGKRYNQGKRDSLCFARSLLYHFKQRSENVVTMFNNDLFEYVGNNFINAGLDDVTYLCGMDADTVFDEDCIYEMIKEIRKNPKLVGVCGHVCVDFDGSNWGYWSLYQSVEYSQTQGLRRMFQSRITGKVNCLPGCCQLIRVDEATFGDAVLRERFGYCPKPNDIMTQHIMGNYSEDSIHASIIFSLFPGKQTAQALRAKAMTIVPQDWKVFLSQRKRWALGSISNEFVMIFRPGIILIERLQSLIAVITWAITPFIIAAFVELLMVFAKRGKEVMQDPVFLGLICVLFFRYLYSFCIGFWLPRNNLERAQYFVGYVMHLFTSPFMNIIILVYSLFHSDDFKWGKTREVIRGDNEKDTDDAGGRGTH, via the exons ATGGCCAGTCGAATGCCTACCAGTGGACACAGGacgtcttcttcctcttcggaGAGAGGAAACATGTCTGTCCAGCAAGGAAAGAAGCCTTTTGTTCCAGGCATGTCAAGCGATAACTCTAGGCCATCCACTTCTCATCCTCAAGTACCCCCGAACCCTCTTCGACCTGGATGGACCTTGTCTAGAGACTCT TCTGTCGTTCGAGGCATCAATGGCGACTTCCATCCAGGCGCGCAAACCCCCATGTCGGGCATGACCCATGCATCATGGCTCACAAACAACGGCAACGAATCGAACCTCTCTTTCACCTCGTCCATCATgcaagaagaagccaagcTACGTTGGGATTCAGATGAAGAACTCAAGAAGATGTCCAAGAGCATGCTCCGTCTTCAGAAATGGAGTCTCATCATCGGTCTTGCTGGCATCAACGGTGCCCTCATCTACATCGGTTGGAAGTACTACCAGGTGTACTacttcttcctcgtccttCTCAGCTCCAACACCGTCTTGCAGTCCTTTATGTGTATTTGCATCATCCTACACTGGTTCTGTACACGTGTGCTGTGCTTCTGGTGGCGACCCAAGGAGAATATCCCTGCTGAGCCAGAGAAGATGGTTCTTCTTTTGCCTTGCTACAACGAGACATATGAGGAGTTGACGCGCTCTCTCGATTCTCTGATTGCGCAGAAGCACATTGATAACCACCCTCGTGTCATCTTTATCGTTGTCGACGGCAATGTTCGAGGACCAGGCATGGAAAAGACCACGCAGGAGTATCTTCTCCAAGACATCCTCGAACCAGGTCCATCACGAACATTTGAGAACGGATACCGTGCTCGCGATGGCCTCTTCATGCCTGTCAAGACTCAAACTGGTTTCTACAAGGGAATTCCCTACGTCTTTGTCGGCAAGCGTTACAACCAGGGCAAGCGAGACAGTCTCTGCTTCGCGCGTTCTCTCTTGTACCACTTCAAGCAGCGCTCCGAGAATGTGGTCACCATGTTCAACAATGACTTGTTCGAGTACGTTGGCAACAACTTTATCAACGCTGGTCTCGACGATGTCACCTATCTTTGCGGTATGGACGCCGACACTGTTTTTGACGAGGACTGTATCTACGAGATGATCAAGGAGATCCGCAAGAACCCCAAGCTCGTCGGTGTTTGCGGTCACGTCTGTGTCGACTTTGACGGTAGTAACTGGGGCTACTGGTCTCTGTACCAATCCGTCGAGTATTCGCAAACTCAGGGTCTTCGTCGTATGTTTCAGTCGCGCATCACTGGAAAGGTCAACTGTCTTCCTGGATGTTGTCAGCTCATTCGTGTTGACGAAGCTACGTTTGGTGATGCTGTTCTTCGCGAGCGTTTCGGTTACTGTCCCAAGCCCAACGATATAATGACACAGCATATCATGGGTAACTACTCCGAGGACAGTATCCACGCTTCCATCATCTTTAGTCTTTTCCCTGGCAAACAGACGGCTCAAGCTCTTCGCGCCAAGGCTATGACTATTGTTCCTCAGGACTGGAAGGTCTTTCTGTCCCAGCGCAAGCGTTGGGCTTTGGGCAGTATCTCCAACGAGTTCGTCATGATCTTCCGTCCTGGCATCATCCTCATTGAGCGTCTCCAGAGTCTGATCGCTGTTATCACCTGGGCCATCACACCTTTCATCATCGCTGCCTTTGTTGAGCTTCTCATGGTGTTTGCCAAGCGTGGTAAGGAAGTCATGCAAGATCCCGTCTTTCTCGGTCTCATCTGTGTTTTGTTCTTCCGTTAC CTTTACTCTTTCTGTATCGGCTTCTGGCTACCGCGCAACAATCTCGAGCGAGCACAGTACTTTGTAGGCTACGTCATGCACTTATTCACGTCACCATTCATGAATATCATCATCTTGGTCTACTCTCTCTTCCACTCTGATGACTTCAAATGGGGCAAGACTCGTGAAGTTATTCGTGGTGACAACGAAAAGGACACTGATGATGCTGGTGGCCGAGGAACACACTAA
- a CDS encoding hypothetical protein (SECRETED:SignalP(1-21)~CAZy:CE4) has translation MKNSCSITLASLLLHAGAALAGPVFAVDDILSPRYSKLRKRAECGPGIGSCNPGSCCSESGFCGTTGDFCGGSACQLDYSDSCDTFFGPSGSSTESISRPKIGSVPYGSIIKTCTTPGVVALTFDDGPLTYTNDILDLLDSKDVQATFFVAGNNRAKGHMDDSSNPWPAVMRRMYSAGHHIASHTWTHRNLNTVNSTIRTSEMIYNEMSFRNLFGWIPTYMRAPYLECNAGSGCLAEMSRLGYHVVDQNVDTKDYENDSPQLIQNSKNRYSAGISTNSASNQYIVLAHDVHDQTVHNLTSYMIDTARSRGYRLVTVGECLGDPRANWYRTASRDRDVTSTSTAAATQTVPPTTVTSTSQATATGGLVISPDQRCGGDTGYTCQGSAFGSCCSFYGYCGSSASYCGTGCDADFGTCTPPLGGGIHDTTNGVCGSEVNASCRNYGSKTCCSQYGYCGNSATHCGSGCQSGFGTCT, from the exons ATGAAGAACAGCTGTTCCATCACCCTTGCCTCCCTGCTGTTGCATGCAGGGGCTGCTCTCGCAGGACCTGTTTTTGCAGTCGACGACATTCTCTCGCCGCGGTATTCGAAGCTGAGAAAGCGTGCTGAGTGTGGTCCTGGGATTGGCTCGTGCAATCCTGGATCCTGTTGTTCAGAGAGTGGCTTCTGCGGAACGACGGGAGACTTTTGTGGTGGCTCGGCTTGCCAGCTCGACTACAGTGATTCTTGTGATACTTT TTTCGGACCGAGTGGAAGCAGTACCGAGAGCATTTCTCGACCCAAGATTGGCAGTGTCCCCTATG GAAGCATCATCAAGACTTGCACTACCCCTGGTGTGGTTGCTCTTACTTTCGATGATGGTCCGCTCACTTACACCAATGACATTTTGGATCTCCTCGACTCGAAAGATGTCCAGGCCACGTTCTTTGTTGCTGGTAACAACAGGGCCAAGGGCCACATGGACGACTCTTCAAACCCATGGCCTGCTGTGATGAGGCGCATGTACTCTGCAGGCCATCACATCGCCAGCCACACCTGGACCCATCGAAACCTCAACACGGTCAACAGCACCATCCGAACTTCTGAGATGATCTACAATGAAATGTCCTTCCGCAACCTGTTTGGCTGGATCCCGACTTACATGCGTGCCCCGTACCTCGAGTGCAACGCTGGATCGGGTTGCCTGGCTGAGATGTCCAGACTCGGATACCATGTCGTGGACCAAAACGTCGACACAAAGGACTACGAGAACGACAGTCCCCAGCTGATTCAAAACTCAAAGAACAGGTACTCTGCGGGCATCTCGACCAACTCTGCCAGTAACCAGTACATTGTCCTGGCTCATGATGTTCACGACCAGACCGTGCACAACTTGACTTCGTACATGATTGACACAGCCCGCAGCCGCGGATACAGGCTTGTCACTGTCGGAGAATGTCTTGGTGACCCTCGGGCGAATTGGTACCGAACTGCCTCTCGAGACCGGGATGTCACCAGCACGTCGACTGCGGCTGCTACTCAGACTGTACCACCCACCACGGTGACCTCAACCAGCCAGGCTACGGCTACAGGTGGACTTGTCATCTCGCCCGACCAGAGATGCGGTGGTGACACTGGCTACACTTGCCAGGGGTCAGCATTCGGTAGCTGCTGTTCATTCTATGGTTATTG CGGTTCGAGTGCGAGCTACTGCGGAACAGGTTGCGACGCCGACTTTGGTACATGTACCCCCCCTTTAGGTGGTGGtatccacgacactacaaACGGCGTCTGCGGCTCTGAAGTCAATGCGTCGTGCAGAAACTATGGATCCAAGACGTGCTGCTCTCAGTACGGGTACTG CGGTAATAGCGCTACTCACTGTGGATCTGGATGTCAAAGTGGCTTTGGTACGTGCACTTGA
- a CDS encoding hypothetical protein (TransMembrane:1 (o60-82i)) → MVVPHMVIRQEAQVITQTVELPSTTYTTYVTLGVVSAAATDRPVAVTSQHSGDGLSSTEIGAIVGAVVGFFLLSFVVICCCCRRPRKQVKRRRSYRSYSGSEDDWSVVMPHENWTRPVPVPTSRPTPVQYPPPAAHREQVPGGPKFPTYRAIPIPNPRKPENLPRTYR, encoded by the coding sequence ATGGTTGTTCCCCACATGGTCATCCGCCAAGAGGCTCAGGTCATAACTCAGACTGTTGAGCTCCCCTCGACAACTTACACCACGTACGTCACACTAGGCGTGGTATCGGCTGCAGCCACGGACCGTCCCGTCGCTGTCACCTCGCAGCACAGTGGCGATGGTCTCAGCAGCACAGAGATTGGGGCCATTGTCGGTGCTGTCGTTGGCTTTTTTCTCCTCTCTTTTGTCGTGATATGCTGTTGCTGTCGTCGACCGAGGAAGCAAGTCAAGAGACGGAGGAGTTATCGCAGCTACTCTGGTTCTGAGGATGACTGGTCGGTTGTGATGCCGCATGAGAACTGGACGAGGCCTGTGCCTGTTCCTACTAGTCGACCGACGCCAGTGCAGTATCCGCCTCCTGCGGCGCACAGAGAGCAAGTTCCTGGGGGACCAAAGTTTCCCACCTACAGGGCTATTCCTATCCCCAACCCAAGGAAGCCAGAGAATCTTCCTCGGACTTATCGGTGA